Within the Medicago truncatula cultivar Jemalong A17 chromosome 4, MtrunA17r5.0-ANR, whole genome shotgun sequence genome, the region GAGAATCCCGCAATCACAcaatcataatttacaaacaTGGTGGTCTATAGAATACAATATAATCTATCTGGTAAGTCCAGGTCAAACTAATAGAACACTTTGgtaattttgaataaaactacTTTTTAGGAATTGTGGAAAGTTGAGAGAATGaataataagatttttttttttgtattcattAGGATCACTACTTACTTTCTACTTATACAAAGAGAAATCACAACTAACTTCTCAAAACTAACTCGTAACTTGTTATTGAAGTAACCTAACTAACAAACTAACTTGTTTCTTACCACACAAGTTACAATAATAATCACAATAACTAATAAGCTAATTTGAAATGCAATGACCAATACACCTTATTTCAAACTAGTTAAAAAGTGCTACTCTTCAATGGCTTTGTCAGCAAGTCCGCCACTTGCAATTCTGTCATGCAATACTCTAGCTCAAGTTTCTCTCCATTCACCCGATCCTTTAGAAAGTGAAATCTCGTTTCTATATGTGTATTCCTACAAGTTCAGCTCATACATTAACATGATCGACCATTGAGCTTGACAAGCAACTATTGAAGTTGCAATATACTCTTTCTATCACATTTGACACCACTCCAATCTGAATCATATTATCCTTACACTGATACACCTCTTGTTTCTGGTTGTTTTGATTCTTCCTTTGACATACTAAATGAGATGTTACAGGAATCTCCAGTCTCCATGAACCTACTGATCAGTCCTACTCCATATGCTATATCAAGCCTAGTATGACACACAAATCTCAatgattcaattattttaatcacTATTGAACCTCTTCAGTAGATCTCTTGcatattttcttttgtcatttaCAAACTCCATTCCTATAAAGTAGGATAGGGCTCCAAGTTTAGGTATCTCAAATTCCTGTATATATCATGCTCCTTCTGAAgtaattcattatttttaatcaaattaatatacCAAATTTAAATGTAAACTAATTATCTTATAATAAATTGCAAGATTTTGCACATTGGTAATTTTTTCTCTTATGCGTTATGCACTCATTCACATCATACATAATGTAGTGTATATTTTATTCGTGGAACTAGAAGGGATGGAAAATGAATCATGCGTTAATGACCTTGGCTTATTTGTTAAATTTggattttatattaatataacttttttttacatttttataggTACTTTAGCTTGACATTTCGTATATATTTGTGAGattggagttttgatattcatCACACTTTTAGAGAGAAACAATTCTTGTGTGAACCTATTATCAATGAGAGGAACAACATTTACTTGGATATAAGCAGAATAATTTGGATTCTGAATAATGCTTCTCCAAATATTGTAGTTTTGTTCCTGCAGTTGGTTGTGCAAGCGGAGCTTATGAAATAAGACTGCAATTCGATTCTGGCATAACACATTCTTGAGGAGAGATGAcgaaaattgttaaaatttcattgttaaatatttgatttgttcATATTTTAAGAGTCAGTTATGTTTTAATGAGCAAAATGATAACAAGAGCCAAGAGAGGAGACATAACAGAAAGGAATTGATTCAATTCGGTATTAAGACTATGTTATAGTTTGTTGTAGGATTCATATAAAATTGGGATGCGAACTAACCAACATATATCTACAGACCATTATGCTGCTTTTCCAATGTAATGATATCCTCACACAAAAATGGTTCATCCTTATAGGGAAAACTATTGAAAGTGAAGACAGTAATTCACTTTCATTTAAATTTGTCTGAAATCATATCAATTTCTTCAAAAAGTTATACAATATGCATCAATCTTATAAAAACTTGTTTCCTTTTGGAAATCTAATTTTGTATGCAGATTTCTTCATTCGTTTTTATATCTACTAAATGTTTAGGGAAGGTATGATAAATTATAACGTTACTTATTGAAGATAACGTTCCTATAATATAGAAAACGTGATGAGAAGCCCTTAATCTTTATTTTGTTACTATACATGCAGTACATTTCCATTTGATTATTACATCGTAATTTCATGAACATTTCCATCGAGAAACAAAGacatgttttatttgattacgTCTATACTGGCCTCAATCAACAGTAAAACTCTTTTCATCGTAATTTGTACATATAAACAAAGATTATCCAACAAATCTTAAAAACTGAAGTAGTGGAGGAATTTACACCATAGCACAGAGACATTAACTAGAATTTCATTTCCATAGCTTCACCATAGAATCAGTGCTAGCGGATGCAATATGGAATTCACTTTGCGCCGTTGAAGCTGCTAGTCCAGTAATTGATATATCAGAGGCACTTCCTTTATTAAATCTTTGCCCGTTCTCAATAATCAACCATTCCAAGCACTGCAATAAGTTGTCCGAAGATTATTTACTTAATATTATGCAATAACTTCTGTACTTGTTACATAAGCATCAAAGGGAACAACTTTAAGCTGAAATtctcatgatttttgttttctttttttcaaaggaaccAGTTGGAAATCTATATTCTTATGAGCTTCATAAATAGATACCAGAAATGGTTCATTAGGGATAATGGAAACCCTAATTAGCCAACAAATAAAGAAACCTTGGTTTTGGTTCAACTATGACTGAGTCTAAGTGTAACCTCTGTAACAGTTACTTAAATGGAGATATAGATGGCACACACGATCATAATAGTAGCAGAGGAAAGTATTTACCTGAAAACCACCAATAACTAAGACGCCAGGGTATCGAGGATGGAATATGACAGACTGAAACCTGTTCCCATTTGATGGATACTTATACATGCATTGTTTCACCATAAAAACCGACCAAACACGTACATCATCTTCAGTGACAGAGGCAATCATTTTACCAGTGACATCCCAACACATGGAATAGATGTCTTTGGTGTGTCCCTAATAGGGAACGAGATTCAGAGTTTCAGACAGAATTGTGCAGTAATACTAGTGCCATGATTCACAACTTATATACGATATTTGAAACTCACCTGAAGATTGATCCGAACATTGGGATCCTTTAAATCATGTATGGTGATAACATTTTGATTAGCAACTGCCAAATGCCTCCCAGATCCAGGCTGAAATCTCACTAGGCTTCCACCTGCCTGCAATTCATTTTTATACAAGTCATTGTACTTAAGTGACCTGTGGTGAGTACTTGTTTGTTATTCAGTTTTGAATAGTAAAAGATGAGTGACCTGCAATTCTTTAATCGTGGCATGCTGTTTAAGATCCCATACTTTAATTACATTGCTATCAGATGAGCAAATAATTTCTTCTGTTGGGTGGAAGTCCAATGATCTTACTTTTCCATTATGTACAACATAATTGAACAATGCTCTCTCAGgctatacataaaaaatatatctagtGAAACATCAAACGGCAAATTACAAAGGAAGAACTGATGCAGAAGAGGGAGTTGAAGGGGATACTCactttttttgcatcccatagTTTTACTGTTCCATCACGAGAAGTTGTTGCAAATCTAGTTGATTTTGGTTGAAATCTAACTTCTAAGATGATATCTAAATCTGACTCTAATGCAGTAACAGAAGCACGACTTTCCACGTAGCAAATGAAAGGCTATATAAACCACAATATATGGATAAATACATTGGATAGACACATAGAAAAAGTGACAGTAAACAAATGGAAGCGGAAAATTTATCGCATTGATTATTCACCTTCGCCCCATTCTCATCACTTGCCCCAATCCCACCACTTGCTATAATCTTTCCATCAGATGAAAAATCGCAGGACATAAGCTTCTGATTGCTTAGAAAACCTTgtgtaagaaataaaaataaacattgaaTAACTTAATTTCATAACTGAAGTTACGAATTGCAATATAGTTGGCAAGATACTAACAAGGATTTTGTGAAGTTTATGAAATGACAGAATTGTGATGCCAACGATGTAAAGAATAGAAACTTACTTGCATGGTGTTGAATAGAATATTTATCCCGAATTATTTGAGGGGTATTGTCCATTGTAGCACCAACTTTTGGGGCCTGAAAATTAAGTAATATATGAGTGTGTTGCGCTATGAATGAAACCAAGAACCATTGATTAACATTGAACATTTAGCCATTATATATAACCTGACTCTCACTGGAAGTTCCATAGTTTAAATTCCAGAAGTCGCACAACAATCCATGTGGTTGTTTATCAAATTCTGAAAGCACAGTTAAATAAAACTAATCAGTCACATAAATgaatgagaaaaagaaagaaaatataataccAAGATAAAGAAAAGAATATGTAGAATCACACAAAAGCTCAATTATCCATATTATAAGGCAAATGAATAGTATAATGCAAGGAGCATCAAAGAAGAAACAGTTTTTGGGTaaaatgaataaagaaaaattagcaAAAGGGTGCAAAATTAAGCATACCAGGGAGAATATGTCCGGAAACTCGAGCTTCATTTTTGAAAATCTTAGCAGTGTTTGACAATCCCTTCTTCTTGAAGTAATCACACAGAAAGTTTTGAAAACTACAAAGAACACACAGGATTCGTATTacgaaagaaaatgaaagaaagcaattcaagaaaaaggaaagaacaTGCATGCATGCAGCATTGTACTCTACTCACAGTTCTTCTTTGGGATTTTTTGAATCCATGTTAAAGGAAATGGTTCTTGCActtagatgaagaagatgattaatgaaagaaaatgaaaggagAGAAAGTGAAGTACTGCAAGACAATAGCGAGTGACCATGCAGAGTCATGCATAACAAGAaaatcttttcatttttatactGTGGCGGTTAAGTGTgtggttagtttttttttgttggtttgttTTTGGATTGTCACATATATAATTCACAATTCCCGTTGGTACGCCTTATAAGTACTAGTTTATTGGAAGCAACATGAAAAGAATCCGGTACATAGGAAGATATAGAACTTCGGTTCGTGTCGGTTTGTCGTACCAGTATTACCTAATTAAGTAAAGTAAGTTATCAatacatttttaataaaaagattattttttactagaattttgaaacaaaacttaaaattaaaaagaaatcacTAAGGGTTtctttggattgagggtttaggaggagaagtttcttttttaaattacggactatataacatgtttttctaaaataaattaagtgtgattgaagtattatatgattatttatcatgttaatacgttaacttttaaaaaaatattcttgagtgtccataatttaaaattgaaaagtaaaccctcccctccctacctctcctaaaccctccatccaaaacACACTAAATATTTAGATCCAATGGAAGTCTTTTTCAAGTGCTCAACTCTATCTCTGCTCCGATACTAAAAacctattattatttaattaatcgtGCAAGAAATCGTAAGATTGTGATACTTAGGAGACCAAAACTGCAAATCGGTATAAGATTAGTGTCCAAAGGCTGTACCCAAACTTATGGCGTAGATTATCAAGAAGCCTTTTCATTTGTAGCTAAGTTAAACATTGTTAGAGTCACCATTTTTACCAAACCTTTTCACTTGTACACAatattaaaaagtcaaatttttacCAACCTTTAATTTCGACCAAAATTTTGATGATGTGGAAATAGTTTAAGTGATGTGGAATTAAATATTATGTCTACATGGAATCTAGtcaacatttataatttttaaatgaccgACATAGTTTGTAAATTTCTGAAATTGGAGAGGAACAAACACCACCTCGGCACATTTGTTCAACAAGCTCTTATCATCAAAGGTCAGACTCAAACGATACAATGTCGTTGTTTCGCTCTGTTCTTAACTGGAGTTGAATTCCATTGGGTCAATTGGGTTTTACATTTTCAGTTgttgaaaaaaatctcaattgaGGTTTCGAGTTAGATGTGAAAACTCGAAACCAACATATATGGACAATTATGCAGTTATACTATTGTGTAGCACTaatatatatgtgatagttTAGAGTGCATAATTGTTTCATGTGCAAGAATCTTTTTCAATTAGTTGCATAAAGTGCACGATTGTCATTTAAAATAAGAAGCATAGAGAATTCTCAGGAACAATAGACAAAATCCCCTTCCTTCATGCAACTTTTGTGTTTTAGCTTTTAGTCACAAGGCTTTGTAATAAATACACTACAAAGAATTACACATAGCAAAAGATTCTAATCCATTATGTATTTTGTCGCTAAAACATTCAAAGGTGGAACTTATCATCAATTTCTGTTACCAAAACTTGATTTATTCTGTTTATGCAAATAACCTACTTAGTTTCTCACTCAAACAAAATTAGAAGACTAAGACAAATGTAAAAGGTAATAATTGATAATCTAAActctatatatatgttgtaaGCAAATTGCTCAATAATTCATGATGATATTTTAACTAAACAACTTCCAATTAAGGAAAATTACATGATAACATCAAGGGTATTCATCCCACACAAAAACCATaatatcattcaaaatcattaaaaagaTATAAACCAAGACGAGACACTAATTGGATtcatcttcaaaatcatcacttgCAAGCTCGTTCAAATCAAAATTCTTCACAACTTTTGACCCGATTTCAGTTTCAGCTTCATTAATCTTCTTCTCTTCATtatcttcaaaatcatcacttgGAAGCTCGTTCAAATCCATATTGTTTGGAATTTTTTGCCTTTTAGCGCCGCTGTGATTCACATCGATATTGGCAGTTGATCCTTCATAACCCTCGCGAGATATATGCAACAGAGTTTCAGCAACAGtaacttcatcatcatcatcatcaatatccaTATATCTTTTTCTCCAGAGCGCCTGCCGTTTCTTGGGCGGTAGAAACTGATCATCAATGGAAGATGGGAGCGCATGCCGTTTCTTGGGTGGTAGAAACTGATCATCAATGGAAGACGGTGCTGTAGTTGGTGTGTTAGTAATACCGTTTTGAGAGTGACACCTCTTATGTTCATCCAATGCTTTGTTAGAAGTAAAAACCTTGTTGCAAACATCACATgagtgtttattttgttttccaaCATAATTGTTATTATGAGTAGGAACAGAATAAGAAAAAAACCATGCAATCTTTTGTTTTCCAGCATGATTAGTttcaatgaaagagaaagaagggtATTTGGCATTGGTTTTTGGTTTATGAGACATTTTCTTGTTCATGAAGGAAGGGAGAGTACCTAGCAGAATAGGGTTTGTTTTGAATTGAGAGGGAGAGCGTATAATTGCTGCTTATATATCTATTACCAATTAATCCGTGCCATTAATCCTTCAATAAGCAATCAACGAGTCTAAACATGCCACCTAATCAATCCGTGCCATTGAGAATTGCTGCTATTATTTTTCAAGCGGTTCCTTTAGTTTAGGtacattcttcttcttttatttctctATATAAAACTCtctttttttaggaaattaaactcattttataatctttctttttttcttttggggaaattcttatatatttttttttatataaaaaaataaaaatatatttttattttatcataaaagttATGAGATTTGactctttaatttaaaaaagcaatttttttcACTATAATATGTTCCCATAGCAATTATTTTCACTATAATATGTCTCCATTCTAGTGAAGGTAAGAATCATAAAAAATCATCTAAGGAAATGCCACCACGTTTTCACTTTTAACTAATTACTAGTTAAGAATCATACATTGAATGTAACACAATGGTAAAGTGAAGTAAACTATTAAATTGGTCCCTACCTTTgtactaaatttttaaattggtttaGGATTctattaataactcaaaatggtttatgtctttgtcaaatattttttagattgaTCTCTGACGCTATTAGTTATTTTGCATTTTAAGTCATTAAGATACCAAATAAGATCCAAAAGACATTACGTCATTAACCACTAAATAATATCCAAAAGACATTGAGTTATTAacactcaaaataaaaaacaactaatAGAGTCAGAGACCAATCTGAGAAACATTTGAGAAAGACAAAGACCATTATAAGTTATTAATAGAgttagggaccaaattgagaatTTGGTACAAAGACAGGGACCAATTTGGTGGTTTACTCGCTAAAGTGTCATGTGCACTTTTCTGATATATATAATACtcctcaaaataattgtctttttaacatttttttctctgtCTCCAAATAATTATCAATTTAGAATaccaaaacaacatttattattatttttcattattatatccttatttattgaatttcatctaaCTTAATTACTCCACTAATAatggtattttagtaaatgatattaattttatcattgaaataaccacaattaattattttcttgaaaatcaTGCACAAATCTCAAACGACTATAATTTTGAGACGGAGATATTACTTatcaattttaagtttagtttCAAATTtctagtaaaaaataatatatttttttttaaaaacatattgATAGCTCAGTGATACAAATCGAAACAAATTGAAGCTCTATATCTTCATACGTAATGAATTTTTCTCATGTCGCCTATTGCAGACCCGTACTCGCATCGCATACAGCCGTGAATTGTGAATTATGTGACTATCCACTAAAAAAGAGCATATGAAATAAGACTGCAATTCTTGAGGAGAGATGAAGAACATTGTTAAAATGATAACAAGAGCATTAAGAGATGGATTGTTTGTACATATATTGGTCGCCTATTTTTCTTCTGTTACTTATAGATTAGTCATTTCCATTTGATTATTACATCataatttcatcaacatttcaattgaaaaacaaagacatgttttatttaattacatcTATACTGCtatcaatcaacaacaattttttctttcactgACTAGAGCTTACAAGACAAGGAGTACATATACACAAAGATCATCTAACAAATCTTAGAAACTGAAGTAGTGGAGGAATTTACACCAAAGAACAGAGACATTTACTAGAACTTCATTTCCATATCTTCACCACAGAATCACTGCTAGCTGATGCAATATTGAATTCACTTCGCGCCGTAGTAGCTGCTAGTCCAGTAATTAATACATCAGAGGCACCTCCTTTATTACGTCTTTTCTCAGTCTCAAGAATCAACAATTCCAAGCACTGCAATAAGTTGTCCACAGATTATTTACTTACTATTTATGCAACCACCTCGTATACTTTTATAGTTTTAATAGGTTCAACTATGACTGAGTCTAACTGTATAACCTCTGTAACATTTACTTAACAGAGATATAGATGGGACTTAATGATCATAATAGAAGCGCAGGGAAGTGTTTACCTGAAAACCAGCAACAACTAAGACGTTAGGGTATCGAGGATGGAATATGACAGACTGAAACCTCTTCCCGTTTGATTGATACTCGAATATGCATCGTCTGTCCGACCAGACACGTACTTCATCTTCACTGACAGAGGCAATCATATTCCCAGTGACGTCCAAACATATGGAATTGATGTCTTTGACGTGTCCCTAATATCGAATGAGAATCAGAGACACGGTGCAGTAATAATAGTATCATGATACACAACTTATATATGATATGTGAAGCTCACCTGAAGTTGGTCAATAACAACCATAGTCGGAGTATCAATTATGGTAATAACATTTCGATTAGCAACTGCCAAAAGCTTCCCTGATCCAGGCTGAAATCTCACTAGGCTTCCTGCctgaaattcatttttataCAAGTCATTTTACTCTGTGATTCTGTTTTGAATACTTTAAAAGATGAGTTTTGAATACTGCAAAAATGAGTTTAAGACTAACCTTAAATTCGTTAACTAAGACATTCTTATGGAGATCCCATACTTTAATTACATCACAGGTATCGGACGTGCAAAGAACTCCTCCTAATGGGTGAAAGTCCAATGATCTTACTGTCCCATTATGTCCAACAACATTGCAAAATGATCTCTCGGGCTATACATATACAAATAATGAATTAATCCATAAGTTACATAGGAAGGAATAATGCAGATGAGTGAGTAGAAGGAGATGTGAAAAGAAAGAGACTCACACTGTTTGCATcccataattttactgttttatcaGCAGAAGAGGTTGCAAACACAGTTGATCCTGGTTGAAATCTAACTTCGAAGATGGTATCTAAATGTGACTCCAATGCCGTAACAGAAAGACCAGTTTCCAGGTAGCAAATGAAAGGCTATATAAACCACAATATAAGGAAGGATAAATACATTGGATAGACAAAGTGACAACAAACAAAtggatttgaaaaatttatcatATAGATTATTCACCTTCTTCCCAATCCCACCACTTGCTACAATCTTTCCATCCGATGATAAATCGCAGGACAAAAGACTTTGACCGCTTGAAATACCTTGtgttagaaataaaaataaacatttaatcaACTAAATTTCCTTAATTGTCATCTAAATTTCACAACTAACAAATATCATGTGAAGTATATGAAATGACAGAATTGTGATGCCAACGATGTATAGAATATAAATTTACATGCAAGCTCTTGAATAGAATGTCCTTCCAGAATTATTTGAGGGGTAGTTTTCCTCAAAGAATCTAGCACACCGGCTAATGTGCGACTGGACGGTCCGGGCATCTGTTGCCTAGATTTACTGTCATTATATAAACTCCAGAAATCATGCAACAATCCATGTGGTTGTTTATCAAATTCTGAAAGCACAGTTAAATAAAACTAATCAGTCACAGAAATgaatgagaaaaagaaagaaaatataataagataaagaaaagaaaatgtagAATCACACACAAGCTGAATTATCCATATTATATAAGACCAATGAAATAATGCAAGGAGCATCAAAGAAATAAAGATTTTTAGGTAAAATGAATTAAGCAGAAGCATACACACCAGGGGGAAAATGTCCGGTAACATGAGCTTCATTTTTGAAAATCTCAGCAGTGTTTGACAATCCCTTCTTCTTGAGGTAATCATACAGAAAGTTTTGAAAACTACAAAGAACACACAGGATTCATATTacgaaagaaaatgaaagaaagcaattcaagaaaaaggaaagaacaTGCATGCATGCAGCATTGTACTCTACTCACAGTTCTTCTTTGGGATTTTTTGGATCCATGTTAAAGGAAATGGTTCTTGCActtagatgaagaagatgattaatgaaagaaaataaaaggagagAAAGTGAAGTACTGCAAGACAATAGCGAGTGACCATGCAGAGTCATGCATAACAAGAaaatcttttcatttttatactGTGGCGGTTAAGTGTgtggttagtttttttttgttttttttttttgtttagtggATAGTCACATAGTTCGTAATTCTTGTTGATACGCAGCACGAGTACGAGTCTTTTTCAATTGCTCAACTCTATCTCCGCCAGGGGCGGATCTAGACGTTTGGTGCATGTGGGGCTATAAAATCTAGTTAAGTTGCTAACATTGGCACTTGTTATCGACAAAAGCAAAATCAACTTCAAAAACTTATAAATCATAGCAAATGTGTTACACTTGTTTGTTTCCATAAATTTTGCACAAGGTTGTTGGCTGACTTGTTGATCTTATTCGAACTGATGAGTTTTTACAAATGTGTTGGTTCTTAACatattgtgttttatttataaggggttataattattttggtccctgaatATGTAAGGAGTAACTATAATAGTccctcaatgtatcaaaatttaaaaatagaccTTGATTGTGCACTTTGCtagtcaaaataatttataaatactATCATATTAGTCTTTTAATATACTTTACTTATTGTCACTTCAGACCTATTTTGACTAATAAAGTGCAAAATCagatactattttaaaattttaatacattgagAGACTATTGTGACTACTCGTTACATatttagggaccaaaataactattaccctgtttataatgaaaaaaaaaatagggaagTTGGATGTGGGGCTTTAGCTCCACATAGCCTCTAAATGTTTCCGCCCCTCGTCTCCGCTCTGATACTCAAAACCTATTAATATTAAGTTGATTGATagtgcaaaaaaaattagaatgatTAAGTATTCAGCTGCAATAAACCAGTGGCCACTTCCCAAAACCATTTTTAACATTCACTTTTATTTagcttttttttcttatttataggtgttattttgcaaaacatttatttttctccaaacttcaaagaaattttcttgcaaaatttaattgctccacaaaatattttcctttctcttttatcttttactcgagatcttcttcctctttcttcgATCTTCACTCACTTGTCTCATTTAACTCGTTCTTCGATTTCCACGGATTACAATTCGTGCGAACCAATT harbors:
- the LOC25493135 gene encoding transcriptional corepressor LEUNIG_HOMOLOG, producing MDSKNPKEELFQNFLCDYFKKKGLSNTAKIFKNEARVSGHILPEFDKQPHGLLCDFWNLNYGTSSESQAPKVGATMDNTPQIIRDKYSIQHHASFLSNQKLMSCDFSSDGKIIASGGIGASDENGAKPFICYVESRASVTALESDLDIILEVRFQPKSTRFATTSRDGTVKLWDAKKPERALFNYVVHNGKVRSLDFHPTEEIICSSDSNVIKVWDLKQHATIKELQAGGSLVRFQPGSGRHLAVANQNVITIHDLKDPNVRINLQGHTKDIYSMCWDVTGKMIASVTEDDVRVWSVFMVKQCMYKYPSNGNRFQSVIFHPRYPGVLVIGGFQCLEWLIIENGQRFNKGSASDISITGLAASTAQSEFHIASASTDSMVKLWK
- the LOC25493136 gene encoding transcriptional corepressor LEUNIG codes for the protein MVWSAYWEVYGFDCLETDLVWVGAPSFGVVVVRAEGWFGNWSVEISRFLVILSAYTLYLMLERAFMLAALFSFQNFLYDYLKKKGLSNTAEIFKNEAHVTGHFPPEFDKQPHGLLHDFWSLYNDSKSRQQMPGPSSRTLAGVLDSLRKTTPQIILEGHSIQELACISSGQSLLSCDLSSDGKIVASGGIGKKPFICYLETGLSVTALESHLDTIFEVRFQPGSTVFATSSADKTVKLWDANSPERSFCNVVGHNGTVRSLDFHPLGGVLCTSDTCDVIKVWDLHKNVLVNEFKAGSLVRFQPGSGKLLAVANRNVITIIDTPTMVVIDQLQGHVKDINSICLDVTGNMIASVSEDEVRVWSDRRCIFEYQSNGKRFQSVIFHPRYPNVLVVAGFQCLELLILETEKRRNKGGASDVLITGLAATTARSEFNIASASSDSVVKIWK